The stretch of DNA TTGGGTTTAAAGATGATGCCTATAATAGACAAGTGAAAAACTTTTCTCCAGGTTATCATCATCGAATTGGTCTTGCAATTGCACTTTTAAATCCTTATAATTTATTATTGTTAGACGAACCAACAAACCATTTGGATGATACAACAAAAGAATGGCTCCGCGATTTTTTAAAATCAATTAAAACTACTTTTGTAATTGTGACTCATGATCCGGAATTTCTAAATGATGTAACTGATACGATAGCCGAAATATCGAGTAAAGGTGTTATTGAATTCAAAGGAACGTTAGAAGAATTCTTAGAAGAAAAAAATGAACTTCACGAAAAACTAAAGAATCAATTTAAAAAAGAAGAAGCGTATTTAAAGAAACGTATGGACTGGATTGAAAGATTTAGAGCCCAAGCTACTAAAGCAAGACAAGTTCAAAGTGCGATTAAAAGATTAGAAAAACGAGACAATGTTGAAAATCCAGAAGATATTTTTTGGAATAAAAAACCAGCTTATAGATTTAATCATATTCCGGATGGGAGAATTACTTTTCGTCTAGAAGATGCAAGTTTTCGATACGAGAAAGACGGTAAAATAATTTATAAAGACGCCAATTTAGAAGTATCCGCTGGTGATAAAATTGCTTTAGTCGGTCCAAATGGGGCAGGAAAATCAACTCTCATGCGATCTATTCTAGGAAGACATCAATTAACCTCAGGTAGTATTTACTTCGGACCTAAAACTAGAATAGCTTATTTTTCCCAAACTCACGGAGAGGATTTAGATTCTTCTCTAAATATGATGCAGTCTATTTTAAAAGTTTATCCAGATATGTCTGATGAAGCTGTTAGAAAAATATTGGGACATTTTTCTTTTTCGGGAGATACGGTTTACAAACAAGTATCAGCTATGTCTGGGGGAGAACAGAGTCGACTAAGAATGGCATTAATGGTATTAACTCCAGCAAATTGTTTGTTTATGGATGAGCCTACGAATCATTTGGATATGGTTACTCGGAATGCGCTTAAACATGCATTGATGGAATTTCCGGGATCTCTATTTATAATCAGTCATGATCCAGATTTTTTAAAAGGACTTTGCGATCGAACCTTTGAATTGTCAGGTGGTGTTTTAAAAAACCTAAATTGTACTTTCGATGATTATTTACAATTTCATAAAGAAGGAGTTTATGGGGAAGAAAGTCAATCCGCGAAACCGATTCGTCAGAAGGAAACAAACGCAAGTAAAAATAACGATAAAAATAGAATTAAGAAAATCCAAAAGGAAATAACTGAAATTGAAACTCGATTAGAGTTATTGGAGAAAAATAAAAAACATCTGGAAGAGTTATTAGCTGATCCTGGATTTTTCAAAAATAGAAGTTACCAAACGGAACTCGATAATTACAACGAGACCAAAAAAGAGATTGCTATTTTAACGGAAAGATGGGAAATGCTTAGCGAAGGAATTATTTGATGAATATCAGCCCGGAAACATTAAAACAAAGGTTAGATGAAAGAGAGAAAGGAGGAGATGATTTTGTTTTACTAGATGTTCGTAATCCAAACGAACAAGAAATCGCCATTATCCCCGGAACGGATTTGCTCATTCCATTAGCTGATTTTGATTTAGAAATTTCAAAACTAAACAATTATAAAATGGAAGGAAAAGAAATTATCGTTTATTGCAGAAGTGGTGGAAGATCTACTACCGCATGTGGAAAATTACAACGAAATGGATTTTCCAAAATTTTAAACCTTGAAGGTGGAATTCTTTCCTATTCCGACGAAGCAGATCCATCCATTCCGAAATATTAATAAACATTTCTTTGTTACAAGTCAGTATAATTAATACTAATAATTCTTGTATCTATAGCTTATTGCAAAATTCTGTTTAAATATATACCTATTCGCCAGAATCATCGCGAAAATTTTTGAAGCACTGGTATATCCGGAATGTATTATTTGTGATTACGTATAATTACAATTTACAGGCGGAATGCTGTAATGGCAAGGGAAAACAATGAACGATGAATTATCGGATTTCGTAATTAAAACTCTTGAAGCAAATATCCCTGTCATACAGAGATATGTAGCGGACAAAGTCGGGCCTATGGCTAAAGATGTTATAAAAAATGACGAACAGATGAAAACAATTTTCAAAACTGTTTACCATCTTTTACCATTTGCTGTTCGAATGGCAGTATCTGAAAATGATTTTATGGCTTTTGCTATGAAAAACAAACATGTATTACTTGATATTGCTGAAAAAACCTGATTTAGAATAATCCACATTAACCAACAAGAGCATTATATGAAAAAAGAAATTAGTGACAGATATGAACCCCAAGCCGTAGAAAAAAAATGGATTGAATATTGGGAAAAAAATAAATCATTCCAAGTAGATTACTCAAATAAAGAGTCCTTTTCTATTGTGATTCCGCCGCCTAACGTTACAGGAACTTTGCATATTGGACATGCACTTAATCATACAATTCAAGATATTATGATTCGAATCGAGCGCAAAAAAGGAAAAGCCGCTCTTTGGGTTCCGGGTATGGATCATGCTGGAATCGCAACTCAAGTAGTTGTTGAAAAACAGCTTGCGGCTATCGATAAAAAGAAAACTGATTTCACTCGTGATGAATTTATAAATAAAGTATGGGAATGGAAAGAAAAATCAGGTGGTCAGATAACTCATCAACAAAAAATGCTTGGAGAAAGTGTTGATTGGTCTAAAGAGAGATTTACATTTGACGAAGGTTTATCCAAAGCAGTCATAAAAGTATTTCGTTCTCTTTACGAAGAAGGGTTGATTTACCGAGGCGAAAGAATTATCAATTGGTGTCCTGTTACCAAAACCGCTATTTCTGATATCGAAGTAGAATTTCGTGAGACAAAAGGATTTCTCTATCATATTCGTTATCCAATCAAAGGTACTTCTGATTACATCGTAGTAGCCACAACTCGTCCTGAAACCATGCTCGGTGACGTTGCCGTTTGCGCTCATCCAGACGATACTCGCTATTCCTCAAAGAAGGGGGCTATTTTGGTTTTGCCTCTGATGAACCGAGAAATTCCTTTACTCTTTGATACATTTGTAGACAAAGAATTTGGAAGTGGTCTTGTAAAAATTACACCCGCACATGATGCAAATGACTATGAAGCCGGAAAACGATTGGGATTAACTCCAATCAATATTATGAATATTGATGCATCGTTAAATGAGAATGCTGGAAATTATAAAGGTTTAGATCGTTATTCCGCTCGAAAAAAAATAATCCAAGATTTACAAAAACTAGACCTAATAGAAAAAATAGAAGATTATACTCACTCAGTTGGACATAACCAAAGAGGGGGAGCTGTTATAGAGCCATATTTGTCTACCCAATGGTTCGTAAAAATCAAACCTCTTGCGGAAAAAGCACTAGAAGTTGTAAAAGACGGGAAAATCGAAATTATCCCCAAAATGTGGGAGAAAACTTATTTCGAGTGGATGGAAAATATCAAGGATTGGTGTATCTCTCGTCAACTTTGGTGGGGGCATCGTATTCCCGCTTATTATGCGCCTAACGGTACGATGGTTGTTGCTGAGAGTCTTGAGGAAGCATTCGAATTATTAAAAACAAAAATTCCAAATCTAAAGAAAGAAGAAATTACACAAGATGAAGACGTTCTAGATACTTGGTTTTCATCCGGATTATGGCCGTTTTCCGTATTTGGGTGGCCTGAAAAAACAGAAGATTGGAAGCGTTTTTATCCGACTTCCATTTTAGTTACAGGATTTGATATTATTTTCTTCTGGGTAGCTAGGATGATTATGTTTGGGCTCAAATTTAATGAAGGTGTAATTCCATTCAAGAAAGTTTTGATTCACGGACTAGTTCGAGACAAACATGGAAAGAAGTTTAGTAAGTCATTGGGTAATACTATTGATCCGCTTGATATGATGTCTAAATACGGAACGGATTCCTTTCGTTTTTTCTTAGCGGCAACTCTTCCTGAAGGTAAAGACATATTATTCGACGAAAGTAGGCTCGACGGTTATCGTTCGTTTTGTAATAAAATCTGGAACTCTAGTCGTTTCATTTTGATGAATCTTCCTGAAAATTTTGAACTCAATGAAATGAATCCTACTGAGCTTGAGTCAAGCGATGCATGGATTTTAGATCGTTTTAATCAATGTCTAGCTACTTATGAGAAAGCATATAGCGAATATCGCTTTTACGAAATGGCATCCGCAATCTATGACTTCATTTGGGGTGATTTATGTGATTGGTATATTGAATTAGTAAAACCAAGAATCTACGGAAAGTCCGGAGAAAAATCTCTCGAAACTGCAAGACAGACTTTAGTTCATGTATTATTATCCTCTTTGAATTTACTTCATCCGTTTATGCCATTTATCACAGAAGAAATTTATAGTGTATTTTCAGAAAAAGCACTTACTAATTCTGATTGGGCAAAACCATTTACCATTGGGGATTCTAAAAAAGTAGAAAAACTTTCTCTCCTGATCGAGATTGTTTCTAAAGTGCGTGTGGTTCGTGCTGATCTAAATATTCCTCCTGATAAAAAGTGTAAGATGATTATTAAGTCGAAAGACTCTCTGACCAAAGAAATTATCGAAGAGGAAAAACTTTCTATCTTACAGCTATCTCGCGCAGAAGAATTGTCGTTTACTCCTGATTATGCGACCGAACAGTCTGATTCTATTGCAGCATTTTCTCGCGGTGAAATTATTCTTCCACTTTCAGGAATGATTGATTTTGGTAAAGAACGCGAAAGATTGAACAAGGAAAAAACTTCTCTTGAATTGGATATGGAAAAAATCAATAAGAAGTTGTCCAATCCCGAATTCATTTCGAAAGCCAAACCAGAAGTAATCGCAAAAGAACAAGAAAAAATGGATGGATTAAAGTCTAAATTGGAAACGGTAGTGAAGAGTTTGGAAAAGTTGGGTTGATTGCAGTAGATAAAAAGTATAAGATTCTTTAAAATAAAACTATGACAACTTATGAAATATTTATAACAGGTGCAGCAATATTTTTTAGTTTAACGGCTCTTTATTTGACTATTCTCAAAATAATTAGAAAAGCAAATTAAAAAATTCATTTTAAAAATAAGGAAATGTTATTAAATATGTTTATCCGTGTTCATCGGTGGTTAAAAGAGGTTTACTATGAAAGTATTACTCATCGGTAGTGGTGGAAGAGAAGCGGCATTAGCCTTTAAAATAAGGCAATCTCCTTTATTGAAGGAATTAAAAGTATTTCCGGGTAATGGCGGTTTTCCGCAAGAAGAAATTTTACCGAAAGGATTGTTTAATCTAAAAGACAAAGTTAGCACAGTAACGTTTATCCAAAAAGAAAAGTTTGATTTAGTTGTGATTGGTCCTGAAGATCCATTAGTGGATGGGATTGTCGATTGGTTGGATGAAGTGGGCGTTCCGTGTTTTGGTCCTTCTAAATATTGCGCACAACTCGAAGGATCAAAAGATTTTGCAAAAACTCTGATGAAAGAGTTTGGAATACCTACGGCCCGATATGAAACTTTCACCGATTATAATTCAGCCAAAACCTACTTAGAAAAGGAAGGTGTGCCAATCGTAATCAAAGCAGACGGACTAGCTGCTGGCAAAGGTGTTACAGTTTGTTTTCAAATGCAAGAAGCAGTTCAGGCTTTGAAGGAAATTTTCGTAGACAATAAATTTGGGGCAAGTGGATCAAAAGTTGTGATCGAAGAATTTATGCAAGGGGAAGAGGCTTCTGTTTTTGCTATCTTCGATGGGGCTAATTATATTATGCTTCCAGCATTACAAGATCATAAACGTGCTTACGATGGCGACGAAGGTCCGAATACCGGGGGAATGGGAGCATATTGTCCTGCACCGATTGCAACCGAAAAAGTTTATGATCAAGTTCGAAAAGAAATTTTTGACCCAATGTTAAATGGACTTAGTAAAAAAGGATTTCCTTACAAAGGTTTACTTTATGCTGGGCTTATGATCGATAAATCAGGCTATGCAAAAGTTGTAGAATTTAATTGTAGATTTGGTGATCCTGAAACACAGAGTCTCATGTTATTGATTGAAGATGATCTATTAGAAATATTTATGCAATCAGCAAAAGGTAAATTGGGGAAAAATGCTATTAACCTCCGGAAAGGGTCTTCTTGTGTAGTTGTCCTTGCTGCAAAAGGTTATCCAAGTGATTATATCAAAAATATTCCTTTGAATTTTAAGCAACCCAACGAAAATACTTCGGTTTTTCATGCGGGAACAGTTTTGAAAGATGGAAAAATATTTTCAACGGGTGGGCGCATACTTGGTATTAGCTCTTACTCGTTCGATTTAAAATCTGCTATTCAAAATGCTTATTCTTATCTTAACGAGAACCAACAGGAAAATACATTTTATCGATCTGATATAGGTCATAGGGCGCTATAGAAAATATGCCTTTTGTAGTTTCTGGAAATCTGAATCGAATTAAAAATAATTCACTTGTTAAGTTTCAAAAGAATTTTGGATTGATTCTTTCAGAGAATCAGTTTGAAAAACAGCAGTACCAAATGATTCAGACTGCTTTGAAAACAAAGTGTAATTTTGTGCAGGTATTTTCAAATCTTCAGAAACAGGAAGTCATTTCTTTGGTATTTCTTATTTCGCAATTTGGAGATGCGCTTCTTTCTGAAATTCCTCCCGAATATTCCTATTTTGAGGAAATTCCCTATATTATTGAATGGAATGACGGAGCTTTTATGATTCCATTTGAAGTTTTGGATTTTTTGGCACATGAGAAAATTTTCAAAGACCAAAATTATCTTTTTGCACTTCTGCCACTTGTTCCACCGAAAGAGAAAAAAGCTTGGATTAAATGGATTGGGACTGACTACGAAGGTGAATCTGAGAGGGATTTAAATCATGAACTCTATGCAAAAAGTCGAGTCCTTCAAAAACCTTTTAAGGGAAAATCATACATTCATGAAAACGAATTTTTTTTAGAACAACTCTGGCAACCAGGAACAAATAAAATTGTAGATTGGTATTACAAAGGATTAACTACATTTTATTTTGCAATGCAGGAGTTGGCGCGAGTGGAACACGATCCATTTTTTGTGCATGTTTTGGGAGAAATCAAAGCTGGAAAATACATATTAAAAAAAGCCCCTCAGGAATTTGGAGAAGTGGAACGTTATAAACTTGTATCCACAGTGGAAGGAAAAAGCCTTCAGTTACGGGAAACTTCTTTTAATTGGGAATTTGAAAAGAAAAAACAAACAGATTATTTATTCTATAATATTTAATGAATAACTGACGTTACGCAAAGAATGGATTAATAATTAGCCTGCTGGAGAATCCAAAGGGATTTAGAGGCAAACCCAGTGTTAAGTGCAAAGTTTCATTGTTAGTTACTTTTAGATTTTAGAATATACCACAAAGCCAGTTGTCAGATTTCTTTGCTTCCAAACAATACGAGTACAATGAGTCAATCCTAAAATTAGTCAAAAAATTGCAATTTTAGAAAAATTGTCAATAAATTTCCAAAAAATACCTCAAAGTTTAAAATCCTTCTTTACTTAATTTCCTTTCCGATTCAATTTAGTTATATGAATTTGGAAAATCATTGTACCAGCGCAAAACAATTAAAGTCAGAAATTGTCTTTTTGGCAAAAAAGGATCCCCATATTCTATGAATAACTTTTGGCCTAGTCTTCGAATTTTGATTTCTTGTTTATTTTTCCTATATTGTACAAGCTCCCCTAAAATAAAAAATAATGTAGCAGATTTAGATATGCAGGGTCACCGAGGGGCAAGAGGTTTGTATCCTGAAAATACTCTACCGGCATTTAAGGCTGCTATGGATTTGGGGATGACTACCCTCGAATTGGATACAGTATTAACTAAGGACAAACAGCTCATTATCCACCATGATGAAAATATAAATCCAAAACTTTGCGTATGGTTAAATGGAACTAACGTTGAACCTCTTCCAATTAAAAATTTTACAATTAAAGAATTAAAAAATTTAGATTGTGGATCTTTAAAAAATGCTTCATTCCCAGAGCAAACAACAGTATCTGGAACAAAGTTGTCTACATTAAAAGAATTCTTTCAATATGTAAAAGAATATGAAAAAGAGAAAAAAATAAAAAAACCATTTTTATTTAATATTGAAACTAAGTTAAATCCAAAACTTTATACCAAAGAAGATATCTTAGAATATGCAAATATAATTGTAAAAACGATTGAAGATGCAAAGGTAGTAGATCAATCAACAGTTCAATCCTTTGTGTTGGAAATACTTCCAGAAATAAAAAAGCTAAATCCTAAAATTTCTACATCGGCGCTTTTTGCTCCCTCATTCGCGGATTACAGTCTTTTAACCCTTGGATTTTCTTCGCCGAGAAACAATATAATTGAAAAAACTAAACAAATTAAAGCGGAAATAATATCTCCTTATTTTTTATATATCAATCCAGAATTTATTCGTATCTGCAAAAAAAATAATATTCGAGTAATACCATGGACTGTAAATGAAAAAGAACAAATGAGAGAAATGATGTTATTAGGTGTTGATGGAATTATTTCCGATTATCCAGATCGCCTAAAATCGATTCACCAAGAAGAATAGAAATAAATTAAAAATTAAAAGAGGTTTATTATGGGTTTTCTAAATAAAATAAAAATGATTTTTCTTGGACAGGGAGATATTTCTGCGAATGCCCATACAAAAAAAATTACTTTTGAGAATGATAATGGAGTCATATCTTACA from Leptospiraceae bacterium encodes:
- a CDS encoding glycerophosphodiester phosphodiesterase; this encodes MNNFWPSLRILISCLFFLYCTSSPKIKNNVADLDMQGHRGARGLYPENTLPAFKAAMDLGMTTLELDTVLTKDKQLIIHHDENINPKLCVWLNGTNVEPLPIKNFTIKELKNLDCGSLKNASFPEQTTVSGTKLSTLKEFFQYVKEYEKEKKIKKPFLFNIETKLNPKLYTKEDILEYANIIVKTIEDAKVVDQSTVQSFVLEILPEIKKLNPKISTSALFAPSFADYSLLTLGFSSPRNNIIEKTKQIKAEIISPYFLYINPEFIRICKKNNIRVIPWTVNEKEQMREMMLLGVDGIISDYPDRLKSIHQEE
- a CDS encoding phosphoribosylamine--glycine ligase; this translates as MKVLLIGSGGREAALAFKIRQSPLLKELKVFPGNGGFPQEEILPKGLFNLKDKVSTVTFIQKEKFDLVVIGPEDPLVDGIVDWLDEVGVPCFGPSKYCAQLEGSKDFAKTLMKEFGIPTARYETFTDYNSAKTYLEKEGVPIVIKADGLAAGKGVTVCFQMQEAVQALKEIFVDNKFGASGSKVVIEEFMQGEEASVFAIFDGANYIMLPALQDHKRAYDGDEGPNTGGMGAYCPAPIATEKVYDQVRKEIFDPMLNGLSKKGFPYKGLLYAGLMIDKSGYAKVVEFNCRFGDPETQSLMLLIEDDLLEIFMQSAKGKLGKNAINLRKGSSCVVVLAAKGYPSDYIKNIPLNFKQPNENTSVFHAGTVLKDGKIFSTGGRILGISSYSFDLKSAIQNAYSYLNENQQENTFYRSDIGHRAL
- a CDS encoding valine--tRNA ligase; this encodes MKKEISDRYEPQAVEKKWIEYWEKNKSFQVDYSNKESFSIVIPPPNVTGTLHIGHALNHTIQDIMIRIERKKGKAALWVPGMDHAGIATQVVVEKQLAAIDKKKTDFTRDEFINKVWEWKEKSGGQITHQQKMLGESVDWSKERFTFDEGLSKAVIKVFRSLYEEGLIYRGERIINWCPVTKTAISDIEVEFRETKGFLYHIRYPIKGTSDYIVVATTRPETMLGDVAVCAHPDDTRYSSKKGAILVLPLMNREIPLLFDTFVDKEFGSGLVKITPAHDANDYEAGKRLGLTPINIMNIDASLNENAGNYKGLDRYSARKKIIQDLQKLDLIEKIEDYTHSVGHNQRGGAVIEPYLSTQWFVKIKPLAEKALEVVKDGKIEIIPKMWEKTYFEWMENIKDWCISRQLWWGHRIPAYYAPNGTMVVAESLEEAFELLKTKIPNLKKEEITQDEDVLDTWFSSGLWPFSVFGWPEKTEDWKRFYPTSILVTGFDIIFFWVARMIMFGLKFNEGVIPFKKVLIHGLVRDKHGKKFSKSLGNTIDPLDMMSKYGTDSFRFFLAATLPEGKDILFDESRLDGYRSFCNKIWNSSRFILMNLPENFELNEMNPTELESSDAWILDRFNQCLATYEKAYSEYRFYEMASAIYDFIWGDLCDWYIELVKPRIYGKSGEKSLETARQTLVHVLLSSLNLLHPFMPFITEEIYSVFSEKALTNSDWAKPFTIGDSKKVEKLSLLIEIVSKVRVVRADLNIPPDKKCKMIIKSKDSLTKEIIEEEKLSILQLSRAEELSFTPDYATEQSDSIAAFSRGEIILPLSGMIDFGKERERLNKEKTSLELDMEKINKKLSNPEFISKAKPEVIAKEQEKMDGLKSKLETVVKSLEKLG
- a CDS encoding ABC-F family ATP-binding cassette domain-containing protein produces the protein MIQFINIRHQYGANVLFDGFSWHIKPNSKVGLVGPNGAGKTTLFQIATGLLKPDEGDLVRAKDTVISLFHQIPNFDEEKSVIETALISNTLYEKYLERKESIDKRFETTDHESDEFEKLLADQAELEDFAHTHDLHNLEIKAKKILSGLGFKDDAYNRQVKNFSPGYHHRIGLAIALLNPYNLLLLDEPTNHLDDTTKEWLRDFLKSIKTTFVIVTHDPEFLNDVTDTIAEISSKGVIEFKGTLEEFLEEKNELHEKLKNQFKKEEAYLKKRMDWIERFRAQATKARQVQSAIKRLEKRDNVENPEDIFWNKKPAYRFNHIPDGRITFRLEDASFRYEKDGKIIYKDANLEVSAGDKIALVGPNGAGKSTLMRSILGRHQLTSGSIYFGPKTRIAYFSQTHGEDLDSSLNMMQSILKVYPDMSDEAVRKILGHFSFSGDTVYKQVSAMSGGEQSRLRMALMVLTPANCLFMDEPTNHLDMVTRNALKHALMEFPGSLFIISHDPDFLKGLCDRTFELSGGVLKNLNCTFDDYLQFHKEGVYGEESQSAKPIRQKETNASKNNDKNRIKKIQKEITEIETRLELLEKNKKHLEELLADPGFFKNRSYQTELDNYNETKKEIAILTERWEMLSEGII
- a CDS encoding rhodanese-like domain-containing protein is translated as MSPETLKQRLDEREKGGDDFVLLDVRNPNEQEIAIIPGTDLLIPLADFDLEISKLNNYKMEGKEIIVYCRSGGRSTTACGKLQRNGFSKILNLEGGILSYSDEADPSIPKY